The sequence GGAGCATTTGGTTAACCGTGAAAGCGTTGCTGACGAGAAGATCACAGTTGTTTATCAGGGATTTGATTTCAACCGCTTTTCAGCAACCGAGTTCGAGCGTTTAGAAGTTCGAAAAGAGTTTGGGGTCGGCGAGGGAGAATTTCTGATCGGCACTTTCGGGAACTTTTTTCCTACAAAGGGCCATCGATTTCTCTTGGACGCCGTATCCGTTCTGATAGAAAAATACGCGAACATTCGATTATTCTTTGTAGGGGGCGGTGGCGAAGAAAGCGGCGTCGTTGATCACGTCAGCAAGACCGGGCTCGATAGCAAAGTTATATTTGCCGGCTTCAGGAAGGATGTTGCCGCCTGTATGAAAGCCTGTGACCTTGTCGTTCATCCCTCGCTTTCGGAGGCATTTTGCCAGGTTTTGATCGAAACAATGTCGGTCGGCACTCCGCTGATCTCAACCGATGTAGGCGGAGCAAAAGAGGTCATTGAGAATGGCGTTACCGGAACTCTTGTGCCCGCGGCGGACGCGGCATCGCTCGAAACGGCGATTGAAGAGGTTTTATCAGACCGTGCTCGGGCGGAAGCAATGGCAAACGCCGGCCAGTCATTCGTGCGAAACACATTCACGCTCGAACGGATGATAGATAGGCAATACGAACTTTACTGTCAGTGGTTGGGAACGAAGACGTGATGGGAGTTTCTGAAAGATTTCAAGGAGCTAATGTGATCGATGCCGGGCGGCTTTCTCCCTATTGGGGAGAGCATGCGGCCCGATATCGATTTGCGCTTGAAATGGTCGCGGGTAAGAGAGTTCTTGATATTGCCTGCGGGACCGGCTACGGGATCGGGTTGCTTCAGCAAACTGCAAGATCGGTTTGCGGCGTTGATGTGGATGCCGAAGCGGCGGCTCAGGCCCGACTAGAATGCGGGGAAAGTTCCGCGGTGATCCTGGGGGATGGTCTTCGTCTTCCTTTTACGGATGCGAGCTTCGATGTCGTCACTTCATTTGAAACGGTAGAACATATTCATGACCGCCCGGGTTTCTTAAGGGAGTTGGAGCGAGTTCTAAGTCCCGGAGGCTTTCTTCTGCTTTCGACTCCGAATGCCCATTACACGAGACCGGTGAACGGAAAGCCCTCGAATCCTTTCCACGTCTATGAATATACGCCCGAAGAGCTCGGCGAAGAATTGCGGAAGGTTTTTATAGTTGAGGAGCATCTCGGGCAGTCGCTTGAGATCGGGAAAAGTATCTCACCGTTCTATCTCGATCAACAGAGATTGCCGCGAAAGCCCATTGTGCAGGCCAAGCTGTTTGGCTGGCGAGTGATGAATAAGTTTCCGCTCGGCCTCCGGGAAAGGCTAAGCGAGGCGATCTGGAAGCGGCCATTTTACCCGACCGAGGCAAATTACTTATTTTCGGAAGAAAAACTTGCCAAGGCACCGGTGCAGCTTGCCGTATGCCGAAAGAAATGAAGCCATTGGTTAGCGCGATCATTCCCAACTATAACTACGCCCGGTATGTTGGCGAGGCGGTCGAGAGCGCTCTCGGGCAAACCTATCCAAACATCGAGGTAATAGTTGTTGATGACGGGTCAAAGGATAACTCGCTCGAGGTTCTTGAGAAATACCGCGATCGGATAAAGATAATTGAGCAAGAGAACTCGGGGGTGTGTGTAGCCCGGAACCGCGGCGTGGCGGAATCAACCGGCGAATACATTGCATTCCTGGATGCCGATGATGTCTGGTTGCCTGAGAAGATCGAAAAGCAGGTTGACAAGTTCGAGTCTCGCGGCGATGTGGGTCTTGTTCATGTCGGTGTGATCGATATTGACGCTTCAGGAGAAGAACTGGCGACTCATTTGAACGGAATGGAAGGTGATGTTGCCGCCGAACTAATGATGTTTGAAAGTGCAGTCATTTTGGGAGGCGGGAGCGGGGTGATGATCCCGCGAGAGGCTTTCGACAAAGTCGGAGGTTTTGATGAATCGCTTTCGACTTCGGCGGACTGGGACCTTTATTTTCGCATCAGCTCCTCTTTTTCCGTGGGCTTCATAGGCGAACCGCTATTGAAGTATCGGTTACACGGCTCGAACATGCATTCAAATATTCCGCGAATGGAGAGCGAAATGCTCTCCACATATCAGAAGGTGTTTACTGAAAACGGGCGGGATGGAAAATTCGACAAAGGCAAAGCTTACGGGAGCTTGTTTCGGGTTCTTGCGGGGTCTTATTTTCGGGCGGGGAAGTATAGGGATTTTTTGCGGACGGCGGTGAAGAGTGTTTGGTATCGTCCGGCGGGGATCGGATATTTTGCGGCGTTTCCGTTGAGGAGATTTTCTAAAAATCGGATGAACACGGATTAACGCGGAAGCGCGAATTGCTAGTGCCTAGAACTTTATACATTTGTTATTTCGGGGTGCGGGAGCCTTTGGTTCAGACGCAGGTTTTGCCGTATTTGCGGGAGCTTCTCAAAGGTGAAAAAGGGAAAGAGTTTAAAGGTAAAAAAGGGGAAAAGCTAGAAGGTGTAAAAGGGAAAAGGTTGAAAAGTGAAAATGAGTTGGATGCCGAGTCTATTTTCCCCTTGAGCGTTTCGCTGCTTACGTTTGAGCCGCAGCGGGAAGGGAAAGATCTTGAGGAGTTTGAAAAGGTTCGGGCGGAGCTGGCGGCGGAGGGAATTGAGTGGGACTGGCTGCCGTATCATAAGCGGCCTTCGGCGGCGGCGACGGCCTGGGATATCTTTCGCGGGGCTTTTTATATTTGGCGAAGGATCGGGCGGTTCGATGTTCTGCATGGGCGCGTGCATGTCCCGACCCTGATGGGAGCTTTGGCCCGGAAGTTCTCACGCAAGAAGCCTAAATTGCTCTTTGATATCCGGGGATTTTTCCCTGAGGAATATACCGATGCGGGCATCTGGCCCGAGGGCGGGCTGCTTTACCGCGGTGCGAAACGTATGGAGCGTTGGCTGATGAAAGAGGCCGATGCCTTTGTCGTTCTAACCGAAAAGGCGAGAGAGATCCTTTTCCCCGAGTCGAAGGGGTCGGGGTTTGATAAGCTCGGCCGCCCGGTCGAGGTGATACCGTGTTGTGTTGATCTGGAAAGATTTGCCTCCGCGACTCCCGCGACCCGGGAAAGAAAGAGAAAAGAGCTTGGTATAGCCGACAAGAAGGTAATGGTCTATGTTGGCTCGTTCGGAGGGTGGTATCTTACGAAAGAGACGGCCGATATCTTTGGAGCCTTCCGCGAAAAGTACCCGAATGCGTATGCGATGATATTGACGCAGAGCAAGCCTGAAGTTATCGAGCCGCTTCTTCGCGAGGCCGGTTACGCGGATGGCGAGTATCTTATAACTCGTGTTCCATCAAACGAAATACCTGAGTATCTGGTTGCGGCCGACCTGGCCGTTTCTTTTATAAAGCCTTGTTATTCCAAGCAAGCTTCTTCGCCGACGAAAAACGCTGAGTACCTCGCCTGCGGGCTTCCGATTATCGCAAACATGGGCGTCGGGGATGTAGATCTGCTTATCGAGGGCTACGGCGTCGGTTCGCTGATAGAAAGGTTCGACCGCGAGTCCTATCTCGAGGCTTTTGATAAGATAAAGAGCTTAGGAGACATTTCCGCAAAATGCCGCGAAGTCGCCGATCAGGAATTCGACCTCGAAACGGTCGGCGGAATTAGATATCGGGCTGTCTACGAATCGATCAGTGGATCATGAACGCGATAGAATCAAAAAATAGATCGGACCTTTATGTTTGGACCGACCAAAGATGCCCGATCTGCGAAAAAAGCCTGACCGATTTGTGGGCAGACGCGGCGGTGTTTCGCATCGCGAGGGACTTGGCGTTGAATGTGAGATCTGGCGGTGTACGAGTTGTTCTTTGGTCTTTCCGAACCCAATGCCTTTCCCCAAAAATGGACTCGGCCAGCATTATGACGTGGACGCGGACGATTACTTTAAGGAGCACGACACCGAAGGTCGGCTTGACGGTGCGACGTCTCTTCTAGAAAGGGCGGAGAAGATACTGGGCCATAAGGGCAAACTCCTCGATGTTGGAGTAGGGCGAGGCGAAACGCTTGTCGCGGCAAAGGAATTAGGATGGGAAGTTGAGGGTGTGGAGCCTTCTGCTACTTTTGCAGATTATGCGGAGAAACGGACCGGCCTCAAAATATGGCGGGAGCCAATCGAAGATTCCTCGGTTCCAGACAATGAGTACGATGCTGTTGTTCTCGCCGCAGTGCTTGAGCATTTATACAATCCAGATGAGATAGTTGGAAGAATTTCCAGAGCGCTGAAGCCCGGCGGCCTTCTCTATATCGATGTCCCCAACGAGGCGGGGCTTTATTTCAGGATCGGCAATCTTTATCAAAAGCTTCGAGGCCGGGACTGGAGCGTGAATCTGGCACCCACGTTTTCGCCGTTCCATGTTTTTGGCTTTAGTCCGCATGCATTGAGAAAGATACTCACTAAACATGGGTTGGAACCTGAGTACTGGAACGTTTATCCGGGACAAAGTCTTGTGCCGAGCCGCGGGGGCATTGTGGGAACTGTCGAGAGCCTTTCCTCCAAGATCGTGACCGGAATCAGCAGCTTCGGTGAACTAGGGACTTACATCGAGACCTGGGCGCGGAAACGCTGATAAGTTCACGATAAGCATGTAGACTTCCGGTGAAATTCGGACAACTCTCAGATGGCTTCTAACATTGATACAAAGGTGGTTGCGGGTTTCG comes from Acidobacteriota bacterium and encodes:
- a CDS encoding class I SAM-dependent methyltransferase translates to MPFPKNGLGQHYDVDADDYFKEHDTEGRLDGATSLLERAEKILGHKGKLLDVGVGRGETLVAAKELGWEVEGVEPSATFADYAEKRTGLKIWREPIEDSSVPDNEYDAVVLAAVLEHLYNPDEIVGRISRALKPGGLLYIDVPNEAGLYFRIGNLYQKLRGRDWSVNLAPTFSPFHVFGFSPHALRKILTKHGLEPEYWNVYPGQSLVPSRGGIVGTVESLSSKIVTGISSFGELGTYIETWARKR
- a CDS encoding glycosyltransferase, which gives rise to MVCQVVSYSADSEYLRNLGLGLAGKGVSQLWVTLFDSGKEQPAWINEAKNVEYLCLGARSRYGFPFAALRLATKLRQGKFNIVQTHLYEASLVGLLAGKLAGTHVKVLTRHHLDQALLIGKSLPIYIDKWEARTADHIVTLGGAVKEHLVNRESVADEKITVVYQGFDFNRFSATEFERLEVRKEFGVGEGEFLIGTFGNFFPTKGHRFLLDAVSVLIEKYANIRLFFVGGGGEESGVVDHVSKTGLDSKVIFAGFRKDVAACMKACDLVVHPSLSEAFCQVLIETMSVGTPLISTDVGGAKEVIENGVTGTLVPAADAASLETAIEEVLSDRARAEAMANAGQSFVRNTFTLERMIDRQYELYCQWLGTKT
- a CDS encoding glycosyltransferase; the encoded protein is MKSENELDAESIFPLSVSLLTFEPQREGKDLEEFEKVRAELAAEGIEWDWLPYHKRPSAAATAWDIFRGAFYIWRRIGRFDVLHGRVHVPTLMGALARKFSRKKPKLLFDIRGFFPEEYTDAGIWPEGGLLYRGAKRMERWLMKEADAFVVLTEKAREILFPESKGSGFDKLGRPVEVIPCCVDLERFASATPATRERKRKELGIADKKVMVYVGSFGGWYLTKETADIFGAFREKYPNAYAMILTQSKPEVIEPLLREAGYADGEYLITRVPSNEIPEYLVAADLAVSFIKPCYSKQASSPTKNAEYLACGLPIIANMGVGDVDLLIEGYGVGSLIERFDRESYLEAFDKIKSLGDISAKCREVADQEFDLETVGGIRYRAVYESISGS
- a CDS encoding glycosyltransferase family 2 protein translates to MKPLVSAIIPNYNYARYVGEAVESALGQTYPNIEVIVVDDGSKDNSLEVLEKYRDRIKIIEQENSGVCVARNRGVAESTGEYIAFLDADDVWLPEKIEKQVDKFESRGDVGLVHVGVIDIDASGEELATHLNGMEGDVAAELMMFESAVILGGGSGVMIPREAFDKVGGFDESLSTSADWDLYFRISSSFSVGFIGEPLLKYRLHGSNMHSNIPRMESEMLSTYQKVFTENGRDGKFDKGKAYGSLFRVLAGSYFRAGKYRDFLRTAVKSVWYRPAGIGYFAAFPLRRFSKNRMNTD
- a CDS encoding methyltransferase domain-containing protein; translated protein: MGVSERFQGANVIDAGRLSPYWGEHAARYRFALEMVAGKRVLDIACGTGYGIGLLQQTARSVCGVDVDAEAAAQARLECGESSAVILGDGLRLPFTDASFDVVTSFETVEHIHDRPGFLRELERVLSPGGFLLLSTPNAHYTRPVNGKPSNPFHVYEYTPEELGEELRKVFIVEEHLGQSLEIGKSISPFYLDQQRLPRKPIVQAKLFGWRVMNKFPLGLRERLSEAIWKRPFYPTEANYLFSEEKLAKAPVQLAVCRKK